The Roseomonas haemaphysalidis genome segment TTCCGTCGAGGACGGATTCAGGAGCATGATCCCCGCCCATGGCATCGATCGCCAGGTGGAAGGAACCGGCAGCGGGCCTCGTGACCTCGCTCCCAGGCTTCGCAGCCCGGGAGTTCTCGGTTTGGGACAAGGGAAAAGGTTCCGCTACCGGGTCCGGGCGATCAGACGCGGACCGCGGCCTTCAGGGCCTTGCCGGCCGGCACGACTTCACGGCCGTCATAGTGACCGCAGGACGCGCAGATGTGGTGCGGCCGCTTCAGCTCGCCGCAGTTCGGGCACTCATGGTGTGCCTGGGCAGACAGGGCCTGATGGCTCTGGCGCATGCCACGGCGGGACGGCGAGACTTTTCTCTTGGGAACGGCCATGGCGTGGGGCCTCTCTCTCTGGTCGTGCTGTAGTCGTCAGCGGTCAATAAGGAAGGCGGCGCATTACCACCGCCCCCCCGGAGGTGCAAGCATTGCTGCGGGATTCGCCCTAATCCAGCCGGACGGCGTAACGGTATCGCTCCGTATCGATCAGCGAGATGCGGTGTTCCACCACGCGCCTTGCGATATCGAAGGCAACCCGCTGGACCATCAGCAGCGGCTTGCCGGGTGGCAGGCCCAGCACTTGCGACTCCTCCGGCCCGGCTGCCTGGGCCGACAGATCTTCTTCCGCGTGCTCGATGGTCACGCCATGCGCGCGCTGCAGATGCACGTAGAGTTCGGTGGACAATTCGCCCTGCGGCAGGTGGAAGCCCGGCAGGCGCTCCGCCACCAGGGTGCAGCGCTCGAAGATGCTGGCCACGCCATCCACCGTCCGCAACCGCCGCAGCCGGTAGATTGGCGTCCCTTCCGGCAGCTTCAGCCCGGCGGCCTCGGCCGCATCCGCCTCGCCCGGCGTGCAGGACAGCACCACGATGCGGGACACCACGGCCGTGCCGTCCAGGTCTCGCAGCCGAAAAAAATGGAAGCGCGCGGTGTCGCCGGTATGGCGCAGCACCGTGGTCCCCCGCCCCTGCCGGCGCTCGATCAGGTTGCGCCGCTCCAGTTCCGTCAGCGCCTTGCGCACCGTACCCTGCGAAACGCCAAGCTCCGCCGCCAGGTCGGGTTCGGACGGGATGGAATGGCCGGGCGGCCAGGCGCCGCTGGCGATCCGGTCGATCAACACGGTTTCGACCTGCTGATAAAGCGGACGGGCATCGAGCCGCGCGGATGCGGTGGGACTGATCATGGTCATCCAGATTGGCAGGCTTCCGACGGACATGCGCGATTCGCAGCGGTCGGACAGTGTTTTCCCCATCCCCGGAGGCCAATCAAGTGCGGTGGGAATTAGACTTGTGTCTTATACAAGACCTCGTTATAGAGCGGGCTCTCGGGACTGCTCCGCAAGCCGAGTTTGGGGAGGAAGATCCCGAAACGGGACACGTGTCGACGGCGCCGGGCTCCATAGCCCAGGCGCCGTCCGCGTTTCAGGGCCCCGGAGGTCGGCGACGGGGCAAATTAATGCCCGTCCCCGACAGTCTTCAGGCTGCCTGCGACTTCAGCCTGCTGGCAAAGCTCTTGCGGAACTTCGCCACCTTGGGCGCGACCACCGCGCGGCAGTAGCCGGACCACGGGTTGCGGGTGAAATAGTCCTGGTGCTCAGGCTCGGCATCCCAGAACCGGCCCGCCGGCTCCACCGTTGTCACGATCGGGCCCGACCAGAGCTGCGCCGCGTTCAACTCGGCGATCACCGCCCGCGCGGTTTCCGCCTGCCGGTCATCCAGCGTCAGAATGGTGCTGCGGTACTGCGGGCCGACATCGGCGCCCTGGCGGTCCTTGGTGGTCGGATCATGCAACGTGAAGAAGATCTTCAGCACATCGGCATAGCTCAGGGTTGCCGGATCGAAGACCACCTTGACCACCTCGGCATGCCCGGTCTGCTTGCCACAGACCTGTTCATAGGTGGGGTGATCGACATGGCCGCCGGCATAGCCGGACACCACCTCCGTTACGCCTTGCAGGTCGCGGAACGCCGCATCGATGCACCAGAAGCAGCCGCCACCCAGAATGGCGGTCTCGGAACGGGGCGTATCGGACATCAGGACCCTCTCCTTCGGTCGTGGTTCATGCTTGCAGAGAAGATGGTGTCACTGTCCCCGGCCTG includes the following:
- the rpmF gene encoding 50S ribosomal protein L32, whose protein sequence is MAVPKRKVSPSRRGMRQSHQALSAQAHHECPNCGELKRPHHICASCGHYDGREVVPAGKALKAAVRV
- a CDS encoding GntR family transcriptional regulator, with the translated sequence MISPTASARLDARPLYQQVETVLIDRIASGAWPPGHSIPSEPDLAAELGVSQGTVRKALTELERRNLIERRQGRGTTVLRHTGDTARFHFFRLRDLDGTAVVSRIVVLSCTPGEADAAEAAGLKLPEGTPIYRLRRLRTVDGVASIFERCTLVAERLPGFHLPQGELSTELYVHLQRAHGVTIEHAEEDLSAQAAGPEESQVLGLPPGKPLLMVQRVAFDIARRVVEHRISLIDTERYRYAVRLD
- the msrA gene encoding peptide-methionine (S)-S-oxide reductase MsrA yields the protein MSDTPRSETAILGGGCFWCIDAAFRDLQGVTEVVSGYAGGHVDHPTYEQVCGKQTGHAEVVKVVFDPATLSYADVLKIFFTLHDPTTKDRQGADVGPQYRSTILTLDDRQAETARAVIAELNAAQLWSGPIVTTVEPAGRFWDAEPEHQDYFTRNPWSGYCRAVVAPKVAKFRKSFASRLKSQAA